From BD1-7 clade bacterium, one genomic window encodes:
- the tagO gene encoding putative undecaprenyl-phosphate N-acetylglucosaminyl 1-phosphate transferase yields the protein MIRTFFEWVTVTPMAFLPMAFLLSFLATYVLVRAGTHHRLLDHPCIRSAHREPTPTGGGAGFILVFFLAMFVTGEQSRIFAACGCLALVSWVDDVWPQKALVRLVVQLVLAVWIIVGLWPLLTQEYPLTRLFALVAGASLVFFLVWSTNLYNFMDGINGLAGLQAITVSSTVLLSHWVVGGAATMSLYALPILAVCVAGFVVWNFPKARIFMGDTGSVFLGLLLAALAVQDLALGMPLFCSWIIAQSVFYVDASLTLLRRFADGQQLMQAHSSHAYQHAARRLAGHTPVTVIVVGINLFYLLPLAVLQAAGWMPSYIALLLAVSPLIILAAGFGAGTTPRVAPT from the coding sequence GTGATACGAACGTTTTTCGAGTGGGTGACAGTGACCCCGATGGCTTTTTTGCCAATGGCTTTTCTGCTGAGTTTTTTAGCGACTTACGTTCTTGTGCGTGCAGGAACCCACCATCGACTGCTTGATCATCCCTGCATACGAAGCGCTCATCGTGAGCCAACACCCACCGGCGGCGGTGCTGGTTTTATTCTGGTGTTTTTTCTAGCCATGTTCGTTACTGGCGAGCAGAGCCGTATATTTGCGGCGTGTGGATGTTTGGCGCTGGTTAGCTGGGTCGATGATGTTTGGCCGCAGAAGGCACTGGTTCGATTAGTCGTGCAGTTAGTGCTGGCCGTTTGGATCATTGTCGGCCTGTGGCCGTTACTGACGCAGGAATACCCTTTGACCCGTTTATTCGCGCTGGTTGCCGGTGCGAGTCTGGTGTTTTTTCTGGTTTGGTCGACCAACCTCTACAATTTTATGGATGGCATCAACGGGCTGGCCGGGCTGCAAGCCATTACAGTCAGTAGCACTGTGCTGCTGAGTCACTGGGTCGTTGGTGGGGCGGCCACGATGTCGCTTTACGCACTTCCTATCTTAGCGGTGTGTGTTGCTGGATTCGTCGTTTGGAACTTTCCTAAAGCCCGAATCTTTATGGGTGATACCGGTAGTGTTTTTTTGGGGCTGTTACTAGCAGCGCTCGCGGTTCAGGATTTGGCATTGGGTATGCCATTGTTTTGCAGTTGGATTATCGCGCAATCAGTTTTTTATGTGGATGCCAGTCTTACTCTGCTGCGCCGATTTGCCGATGGTCAGCAATTGATGCAAGCGCATAGTTCGCATGCTTATCAACATGCCGCGCGCCGCTTGGCAGGACACACACCGGTTACGGTAATAGTGGTGGGCATTAACCTTTTTTATCTGTTGCCGTTAGCCGTATTGCAAGCGGCAGGCTGGATGCCTTCATACATTGCCCTGCTGTTAGCGGTATCTCCATTGATTATTCTCGCTGCCGGGTTTGGTGCAGGTACAACGCCGCGAGTGGCGCCAACCTGA
- the pglF gene encoding UDP-N-acetyl-alpha-D-glucosamine C6 dehydratase, with protein MRQKLTALPRYQKRIIAVVFDVVCVWLCFLAAMMTRLGSDLVTGFVHQAPVFVFMLLPLSAMPFFVRMGLYRAVLRCMRQDAMWNIVKAAGFATLGLVVMDKLLLTQLVIPRSVPLIYCLYLATALSGTRYLMARWLIGSNIRTVLLQWVRVSRAPTHLSGRPVVLVGDIDVAAQAIEVLDSSRQYMPQAVIDIQGQNAGGEIAARKIYQLDDMAKVVLKHQPAQILLTLSPRPRKERRRIIKQLEVFGLPIKTIPCWRDITANRVRIDSFRDIDIADVLERDEVPCDPDLMAKNIDGRVVLITGAGGSIGAELSLQVLRQHPAMLIVVDQCEYNLYQCEQRLTAESSEQVDVVAVLLSTQDQTSLVKLMQRFRVETVFHAAAYKHVPMVEHNVIQGLANNLCSTISVAQAAVIAGVGQVVLVSSDKAVRPTNVMGASKRLSELYLQALNHVAEFAPLSIEQHCNGVNSKQLHGRLTRRTHFVAVRFGNVLGSSGSVVPLFKQQIEQGGPVTVTHPEITRYFMTIPEAARLVIQAGALAAADVYVLDMGKPVRIVQLAERLIRLSGLTVRSDNNPEGDVDIVFTGLRDGEKLYEELLIGNDPQPTPHPGIFCANEQRVSWQQLMQFWDLLSAAFTRDDEVEVRQLAIDFVQAVDQGEDVAAWLAAAYGKRDAPEKNASDVTQLVSSGH; from the coding sequence ATGCGACAAAAACTCACTGCCTTACCGCGTTATCAAAAACGGATCATTGCAGTGGTGTTTGATGTTGTCTGTGTTTGGCTGTGTTTTCTGGCAGCAATGATGACACGCTTAGGATCTGACCTTGTGACTGGCTTTGTTCATCAGGCCCCGGTTTTCGTCTTTATGCTTTTGCCGTTGTCGGCGATGCCGTTTTTTGTGCGAATGGGGCTTTACCGCGCGGTTCTGCGATGTATGCGCCAAGATGCGATGTGGAACATCGTTAAGGCCGCGGGCTTTGCGACACTGGGGCTTGTTGTTATGGATAAGCTGCTATTAACCCAGCTGGTGATTCCTCGCTCTGTTCCTCTGATTTATTGCCTCTATCTGGCGACGGCGTTGTCAGGTACACGTTATTTGATGGCTCGCTGGCTGATTGGCTCGAATATTCGCACAGTGCTATTGCAGTGGGTACGTGTGTCACGGGCTCCGACACACTTATCGGGCCGGCCTGTTGTTTTGGTGGGAGACATCGATGTGGCAGCGCAGGCAATTGAAGTGCTGGATAGCAGCCGCCAGTATATGCCCCAGGCGGTGATTGATATTCAGGGCCAGAATGCGGGCGGTGAAATTGCGGCTCGCAAGATTTATCAGTTGGATGATATGGCCAAGGTTGTTCTCAAGCATCAGCCTGCACAGATACTGCTGACGTTGTCACCGAGGCCGCGTAAAGAGCGTAGAAGAATCATTAAGCAGCTCGAAGTTTTTGGCCTGCCGATCAAAACAATTCCCTGCTGGCGTGATATCACGGCCAATCGAGTGCGCATTGATAGTTTTCGTGATATCGATATTGCCGATGTACTTGAGCGTGATGAGGTGCCCTGCGACCCTGACTTGATGGCGAAAAATATCGATGGTCGTGTCGTATTGATCACCGGCGCGGGGGGATCCATCGGTGCAGAGCTGAGTTTACAGGTTCTGCGCCAGCATCCTGCCATGCTAATCGTTGTCGACCAATGTGAATACAATCTCTACCAGTGCGAGCAGCGGCTTACAGCCGAGAGCAGCGAACAGGTCGACGTTGTTGCGGTACTTCTGTCGACGCAAGATCAAACATCGTTGGTGAAGCTGATGCAGCGCTTCCGTGTTGAGACGGTATTTCATGCTGCCGCGTATAAACATGTACCGATGGTTGAGCACAATGTCATTCAAGGGCTTGCCAATAATCTTTGCAGTACCATTAGTGTCGCACAGGCGGCGGTGATTGCAGGGGTCGGACAGGTCGTTTTGGTTTCATCGGATAAAGCCGTGCGGCCAACCAATGTCATGGGAGCGAGCAAACGCTTATCTGAGTTGTATCTCCAAGCTCTAAATCATGTAGCTGAATTCGCCCCGCTATCAATCGAGCAACATTGTAACGGCGTTAATTCTAAACAGCTTCACGGACGCTTGACTCGACGAACTCATTTTGTTGCTGTGCGTTTTGGTAATGTTCTGGGTTCAAGTGGGTCAGTTGTTCCTTTATTCAAACAGCAAATCGAGCAAGGTGGTCCCGTCACCGTCACACATCCGGAAATTACGCGCTATTTCATGACGATTCCCGAAGCGGCTCGGCTGGTGATACAAGCCGGTGCGTTGGCTGCGGCAGATGTTTATGTGTTGGATATGGGCAAGCCGGTAAGAATTGTGCAGTTGGCGGAACGGCTCATACGTTTGTCGGGGCTAACGGTGCGTAGCGATAATAACCCTGAAGGTGATGTGGACATTGTGTTCACTGGATTAAGAGATGGCGAGAAGCTCTATGAAGAGCTTTTGATCGGTAATGACCCTCAGCCAACACCTCACCCAGGAATATTTTGTGCCAATGAACAGCGTGTGTCGTGGCAACAGTTAATGCAGTTCTGGGATTTGTTATCAGCAGCGTTTACGCGTGACGATGAAGTCGAGGTACGCCAGTTAGCGATTGATTTCGTGCAGGCGGTTGATCAAGGTGAGGATGTTGCGGCCTGGCTTGCTGCCGCATACGGCAAGCGCGATGCGCCGGAAAAAAACGCAAGCGATGTTACGCAATTGGTTTCTTCCGGGCACTAA
- a CDS encoding Glycogen synthase — protein sequence MKLAKESTSENHMKVLHVFKTYLPDSMGGIQQCILQMSQATAKLGIDNHVLSLSPNPKTGYDPGTHSVTQCKTTLEFASTPVSLEAVSTFRRLAAEADLIHYHFPYPFADLLHFLGQHNKPTLVTYHSDIVKQKYLLKAYQPLMHRFLQSVDRIVATSPNYVVSSQVLQRFRDKVDVVPIGLDPRSYPSVSINNVSKWQSRFGRRFFLFLGVLRYYKGLETLLEAAEHTRLPIVIAGDGPLGASIREKAQQARLHNVHFLGHVSEHEKVELLQACYAVVFPSDERSEAFGISLLEGAIHQKPLISCEIGTGTSYVNKLHETGLTVPPKSPLKLAAAMELLWEHEEYAEKMGCNAYQRFAELFTAEKMADSYFHIYQTLLNSPETAAAGV from the coding sequence GTGAAACTTGCTAAAGAGTCGACATCAGAAAACCATATGAAGGTACTACACGTTTTCAAAACCTATCTGCCGGATTCTATGGGCGGTATTCAGCAATGTATTCTGCAGATGTCTCAGGCCACCGCAAAGCTGGGTATCGACAATCATGTGCTGTCTCTAAGCCCGAATCCTAAAACCGGTTACGACCCCGGCACACATTCAGTCACTCAATGCAAAACCACATTAGAGTTCGCATCAACGCCTGTATCGCTGGAGGCGGTCTCGACATTCCGACGCTTGGCCGCTGAAGCTGACTTGATTCACTATCATTTTCCCTACCCGTTTGCCGACTTACTGCACTTTCTTGGGCAACACAATAAACCGACTCTGGTGACCTATCACTCGGATATCGTCAAACAAAAGTACTTATTGAAGGCCTATCAACCATTGATGCACCGCTTTCTTCAGTCGGTTGATCGTATCGTGGCAACCTCACCCAATTACGTTGTTTCGAGCCAGGTTCTACAACGGTTTCGTGACAAGGTCGATGTTGTGCCTATTGGGCTCGACCCGAGAAGTTATCCCAGCGTCTCAATCAACAACGTTTCAAAGTGGCAAAGCCGATTTGGTCGACGATTCTTTTTGTTTCTCGGCGTACTTCGCTACTACAAAGGTTTGGAAACATTGCTTGAAGCAGCCGAACACACGCGCCTACCCATCGTTATTGCAGGCGACGGCCCTCTCGGAGCATCCATCAGGGAGAAAGCACAACAAGCACGGCTACACAACGTACACTTCCTGGGCCATGTATCAGAACACGAAAAAGTAGAGCTGCTACAAGCTTGCTATGCGGTTGTATTTCCTTCAGACGAACGTTCAGAAGCCTTTGGCATCAGCCTACTTGAGGGCGCGATACATCAGAAGCCGTTAATTTCATGTGAGATCGGCACAGGCACAAGTTATGTCAATAAACTGCACGAAACTGGACTGACTGTACCGCCCAAATCGCCGTTAAAGCTTGCCGCTGCAATGGAATTGCTATGGGAACACGAGGAATATGCGGAGAAAATGGGATGCAACGCTTATCAGCGCTTTGCCGAGTTATTTACCGCAGAGAAAATGGCAGATTCCTATTTTCACATCTACCAAACCTTGTTGAATAGCCCTGAAACCGCCGCTGCCGGTGTGTAA